In Dermochelys coriacea isolate rDerCor1 chromosome 4, rDerCor1.pri.v4, whole genome shotgun sequence, the sequence agttatcggtGGTTCACAgacaagctggaagggcataacaagtgggccaatttatcaagtgatccatcccttgtcacccagtcccagcttttgacagtcagaggtttaaggacacccagtgcatgggattgcatccctgaccgtcttggctaatagacatagaatcatagaatcatagaatatcagggttggaagggaccccagaaggtcatctagtccaaccccctgctcaaagcaggaccaagtcccagttaaatcatcccagccagggctttgtcaagcctgaccttaaaaacctctaaggaaggagattctaccacctccctaggtaacgcattccagtgtttcaccaccctcttagtgaaaaagtttttcctaatatccaatctaaacctcccccattgcaacttgagaccattactcctcgttctgtcatctgctaccattgagaacagtctagagccatcctctttgaaaccccctttcaggtagttgaaagcagctatcaaatcccccctcattcttctcttctgcagactaaacaatcccagctccctcagcctctcctcataagtcatgtgctctagacccctaatcatttttgttgcccttcgctgtactctttccaatttatccacatccttcctgtagtgtggggcccaaaactggacacagtactccagatgaggcctcaccagtgtcgaatagaggggaaggatGCATTGATGCataggtgcatccgatgaagtgagctgtagctcacgaaagcttatgctctaataaatttgttagtctctaaggtgccacaagtccttttctttttgcgaatacagactaaacggctgctactctgaaaccattgatggacctgtcctcctgAATTTATCTATTCATATTTGAACCCAgttctacttttggccttcacatcatcccctggcaataagttccacaggttaatggcgcattgtatgaagaagtactttttgtttgtcttaatcctgctgcctgttaatttcattggatgatccCTAGTTCTCGTGTTATACGAAGGGGTAAATAAAACTTTTCTATTCACTTTCCCCagacattcatgattttatagacctctgtcatctcCCCGTTTAGTCGTCTCTCTTCTAAAATGAGcagtcccactcttattaatctcgtctcatatggaagttgttgcatatccctcatcattttagttgcccttctctgtataattataataaaccaaatatatcttctttgagatggagcaaccagaactgcatgcaatattcgaagtaccatggatttatacagtggcattatgattgTTTCTggtttattatctatccctttcctaatggtttctaacattgttCTCTTTTTGGACTGCTGCGCATTGATGTTTTCAAGAActgtccacagtgactccaagatcttttttcttAAgtggaacagctaatttagaccccatcattttgaatgtatagttgggattattctttccaatgtgcattactttgcacttatcaacactgaattttacctgccattttgtttgcccagtcacctagtttgagatccctttgtaaccctTCATGGTCAGtcttggacttaactatcttgagtacaTTTTTATTGTCTGCAAATATCCCCAAACATTTCgttccaccattcacagatgacCTTCTCTTATGCAACTGATTTATCTGCCCTTGAATTGGTCACTTCAGACTGGATTTACTGTAACTGGAGCGAGAGGTGGCAAAACCTGGACTGGACCACCAGGAAGTGGGGCAGGTCAGGATGAAAAATACACAGGCAGAGCCAAGCGAAGACCCCACATGGGAGCAGCAGGAGCTACTGCAGATCTGACATATTGTTCACTGAAATTGCTGAAATTCACACATCTGTGATAGGGGGACTCTGAATTGCATGCGTGGGGTTTAGTGTCCTTACAGAGCGTAATCCCCCAGAACGGTTTAGACAGCAGTGTAGACCACGCGGCGAGGCTCAGGTGAATAGAGTAAAAAGAGGTCTGAAAGGGTATGGGGATGTACCCAAGTGCAGACCCTACACGGCTCTCTGCGGCCCAGTCCATGCCTGCAGGTCTACActgctataggtttcagagtagcagccgtgttagtctgtatttgcaaaaagaaaaggagtacttgtggcaccttagagactaacaaatttattagagcataagctttcgtgagctacagctcacttcatcggatgcatttggtggaaaaaacagaggagagattatatacacacacacagagaacatgaaacaatgggtttatcatacacactgtaaggagagtgatcacttaagataagccatcaccaacagcagggggggaaggaggaaaaccttccccccctgctgttggtgatggcttatcttaagtgatcactctccttacagtgtgtatgataaacccattgtttcatgttctctgtgtgtgtgtatataaatctctcctctgttttttccaccaaatgcatccgatgaagtgagctgtagctcacgaaagcttatgctctaataaatttgttagtctctaaggtgccacaagtactccttttctttttacactgctATAGTTAACCTTCCTCCTGCGGCAGGGAAAAACTCTGGCAATCTCCAGCCACAGGGAAAGGTTGagctgggagctgctgaagcctttccccactgcatcccccctgcagagcctttcactgccacgtGCAGCTACACACTGCAGGGGCGGCTGCAGCCGCATTTCGCTGTGCCAAAGCTACACTACGTGGCACTGTTGGGTCTGAGTGCAGATGTAGCCTCTGTGTGGCTCTAGCCAGTGGTTTTACTCCATTGTCACCACCAGATTTCCCCCAGTTTTAAAGTACTAGTGAGCATGATTCTGTGGCATGGACAGCTGCGGGGGGAACTGTTGATTTCCCCAACAGATGTGTTTATTTCCCCACTGCTGGTTATCAGTTCATATCGTTAAACCCACAGCTGATTGCACCTTAGctatttttttaaggtttttaaggcccggcttgactgatttagttggggttggtcctgctttgagcagggggttggactagatgacctcctgaggtcccttccaagcctgatcttctctgattctattaACCAGTATTGTAGCTGGCAACTCTGAATCCGTCATCATCTGGTGTGCAACGCTCACCTAGCACAGCTCCTGTGGGCCCATATCCTGCAGAGGTCAATGGGCTGCTGCCCCTCTGCATCCTTGGCGTGGACATCAGCTCCAGCCTCTACCAGTTCAATGATGCAGTCGAGGCGTCCTTCACTGGCTGCCTTGTGAAGTGGTGACATTCCGCCCTGGTTCTGACTGAAAAACAGACTGTCATTCTGAATCCTAGTCCAGATTTCTGAGAGACTGCCCCTGAGTTCTTCAGAGAGTATCTCCTTCCATTTGGTATTACAGAACAAACCAGTTATGGTGGTCGGAGATGAAAGACAACTACAGGTCCCCTCCAGTCCATCCCCCCCGCCACTACAGGATCATATTCTATTGGTTTCTGGAGCTTTGTTTGGCCTAGATTTCAAGGTCCCCAGTGATGGGTGTCCACCACTTCTTTTGGAAGACTCTTCCCCCGCCTCTGAAGATGAGAAAATCCTCAATCCCCTTATTTTTTGAACAGAGTTTGGGTAGGGAGAATTTTGGCCAGGCCAGCAGTGAATCTCTTCTAATTACAACCAAACTCTTTGCAAGTTGGTGGCTCCAAGTCTCAACTCAGTCCAGGTGGATGGCTGGGTCAGGACTTTGGTCATGAGGCAGAGTGCCTTTCAGGCAGAAGCTCTGGTTTTAATTCGGGTTGCATTGTTAGTGACTGGAAATCACTTTTTGGGTGGCCTGTGTGACATGGGTTGGTGGGATGGGAAGCGACTGAATGTTCCTAGCGGAGAGAAGTCCCCATCAGAATAAGTCTCCCAGTGGCAGATGCAGCAGAGAGACCAAAGGAAGAATGGATCATGGAGACTCAACTTTTTGTTCATCCcttcaggtcaggattgaggtacCTTTTGTTGGAGTGGTGGAAATTTACACTACAGCTTCCTGTGCTATACCTATTCTGAGAATCAACACAGGACTTCAGCCTCCAGGTTCTGCCAAGCCAGTATCTTTAAAGTGCCTTAAAGTCAcacaaattaaaaaggaaaaaaaacccattaagATGAGGTAAAAAGTTACGAAGTCTCAAGCCATCACTCACACATTGATGTCTGCTCCCTTTCCAATGAGGTACTGCAAACACTCCAATGTCCTGGGGCCACTCTCCTTGTTCATCACCAGGTGAATGGGTGTCCATCCTGTCAGACTGGCCAAGTTCACATCAACCTCAAACTTTTCGACTATCAGTTTCAGGCACTCCAGCCGGCCGTGTAAAGCTGCTAGATGGATGGCTGAGAAGCCCtaacagggaggaggaggcaaaGGACAGTTATAAACGTTTCTTGTCAGACTGTCCGCTAACTAATCCACTCTAATGGGGATGCTTTTCATACCAGAGAAGTGTGGGCTCGTGTTCTGAGAATAAAAGCTCCTCCTGGATTCTAATTTTGGCTCCAATAGTAACTCCTTCTGTGACATTGGGAGAGTCACATTGCCTTTCTGTGACACAGTTTCCCCCTCTGCATAATGGGGCTAAACCTTCTTGGTGTGGTCAtgtatgttttttatttatttattttgaggcCTAGTGATTGGAAGTGATTGAGAATGGAGGGTTACAACAGAAATGGTATCTGAAATGTAACAAGTGTCTGTACCCCAATGTTTTATCAACATACAagatggatgtgtgtgtgtgtgtgtacatcttTATACTTTGCAATGGCCACACACATACAGGGATAAGACTTTCAACACTGACACCACATCTTTACCACCTGCACCAAACTGCTTCTAATTGTGAAGATGTAGAAGGTTATTATAATTACTCAGGACAACCACTAGAGGGCATGATGATCACATGTACTAGGCCAAGGTGTACATATGTATAGAAGCATATTTCATTACAGCTGTGACACTACATATGGGGTATTAACCCTAGAAATCAGTAGTTTACAAAAATAGTCCTAAAATAACCCAATTTTCCTCTTGCTTTTGAAGCACCCAGAAATGTTGCCAAGTCTGGGGGGCAGGTGCATGGAGAAAGCACACATTCAGAAAAGACGTCAGTTTACTAAAGAATTAAAGGTAGATACTCAGCATGAAactatatattatttaaaatgccTATCTTTTCAGGTGTTACTTTACATACCTTAGCTTACTGAAACTGCaagaattacaaaataaaaatctagatttacttttcatttttctgaGCCAGTGAAGGTAGACCCATCAGTTCCACTTGTGTCGAGTCAATTTCACTTCACTGCCTATTTGTTTACTTGCAGGACACACTGAAGGGACATGTTTAAATACCccctcactgttttttttttgtttcctgaaACATTTCTATTCtccatagttttttttaaacccacccACTCCCCCCCCATTTGCGTCACCACAAGCTAATGTCCCAATTTTGCAGTCAGGCCTGTGGGGGGAGAACACTGCCCTCATGTGGATCCCTACTTGGGCTTCAGACAGGTGTAGAGATCCATCTGtgtggatccagttgcaggattggggaccGAAGGGTCTGGTCCTGAGTGAAGCACAGCCCCTTCGATGGAATTGCAGGTGCCTAGcatttctcaggatcaggccccacccTGACAGtgtcttttaaaaagtttggCATTCAGCCAGTTAGGCGGGGGATGGGTGTTGATTCTTGAGCATGACCCTGAAAGGCATGATCCTGATCTTCTGAAGGCAAGTGGAATCTTTCCAATATCTTCAGCAGAAGCAGGGGCAGGCCCTACCAAACTACTTCTGTCCTCTCACGATAGAGCCCAATCCTCTACGGGCTGAACCCCTGCCAGTCAATGGACATTGAGGATACTCGGCATCTCACAGGAAGCACTTGGCCGGCTCAGGCCCTTTAATGAAGCAGTCATTTTTTTGGTCTGGTTTCTGCTGACAAGCAAAGATCCCAAGAGCGAAGCTGAATTGTTTTATTTGTCACCAGAGGCTCAGTACAAACACAGCCTTGGGCTGAGTGCAGTTTATTCACGCTATAATGTCCCAATTGCACCTGTGCTGTTAAAGCACTAATTTTCACAGTGGGAACATTTGGTGGCAAAGGAGGAAGCACTTAACAGGACTGTGCTCTCAGCGAAATGACTCTGCATTTATTCTGCATGAAAGCGGATCAAAAATGCTGCTAACTCCCAGCTCCTTCCATTCAGCAGTGCTGTCAGTGGGGCTCATTCTAAGCAAGCCTGTGATTTGTAGATCAAGCTCCAAGCAGTTTGCTTCAAACAGTCACACTCAGATACCCAGGTCTCTCAATGAAATTACATTACacactaggggcctgatccaaagcccactgaagtcaatgcaaagctttccagtgacttcagtgggctttcgaTCAGGCCCTGGCTAGACTCATTGCTAGAAGTGCAGTGTCTGAATTGCACACTGCAATCAAGCCAGCATGAAACAAACCAGAGAATCTTTCTGGCTAATTCAATGTGACTGCCATGAAGCCTAGAACTCCTTCAGTTACGTTCTCCTTTACAGCCAGGAGCACGGAGGGAAGAATACTTCTCACAGCAAGAAGATTCAATTGCCCTTTGGGAAAAAAGACCACAGCACTTCCATATGGAAACCCCCAACTATTAAGTCTTATTGTCCATCTCGAGGGGCGGTATTGTGCCATTGATTTTCAAGCACAAATCCCACTTAAATCCGTGTTAAACTCACGGCAAACTGGACAACGCTGGATTGTTCCTTACAGTTTATTTTCTAGTATTTCTCATCTAATCTAGTGTTTAGAGCAGGgatagtcaataggtggaccatgggccaaatccagaccaccagacaCTTTGAATGAACCCTGAAATCTTGTATTTACTtatcatcattattgttatttttaaaatattattggctctggagtctggaccttgactatatctTTTGACCAAGAAATGTGAgccttgacaaaaaaataattgactatctCTGGTTTACGTCTCAAATGCTGAGGCTTCTCTTGGGAGATTTCATTCAATGTCTATAGGTCTGACTGTCAGGAAGTCCTCCCTGATGGGTAAATTTAGGCTGGCTTTCTCAATGCCATTCCATCACTCCTATTTAGAGCCCCTGAGTTACCTAAACAATTCCTCTTCTTTGGTAATTACACCATTCAAATATGGACCCACAGTTATGTTCCCCTCTGAGCTGTCTCTTAGCTGCCCTATACAGTCAGTTATTTACATCTCCTCGATCCATCTAGCCCCTTAATCATCGAGGTTGCTCTTCTCTTAATTCCCTCCAATTTGCATAACATTTTTTCTGGCAATAAAGATCCCGGAGCTGAATGCGGCATTCTATGAGCTGGCCATCTCCCTTCAGCTGGCTAGAAGAGTCTATCACCTCCCTACTCTCTGCCCTGCTGACTGTGTAAACATAGTAGAAAAGAATTCATCGGCACAGATAGGGAATTTCTGAGCAGGTATGGCAGGGTTCAGGTTGGCAGGCTCTGGAGGAATacaattttcaaatttggatgTCTACCATTAGACATCAAGggacagatttgtaaaggtatttaggtgcctttcAGAGGTGCacagtaggattttcaaaagcaccgagACACCTAagtgtccctctgccatgtacattggtcaaactggacagtctctatgtaaaagaataaatggacacaaatcagacgtcaagaattataacattcaaaaaccagtcggagaacacttcaatcttcctggacactctattacagacctaaaagttgcaattcttcaacaaaaaacttcaaaaacagactcgagcgagagactgctgaattggaattaatttgcaaactggatacaattgacttaggcttgaataaagactgggagtggatgggtcattacacaaagtaaaactattccccatgtttattccccctaccccccactgttcctcagacgttcttgtcaactgctagaaatggcccaccttgattatcactacaaaaggttccccccacccctctctcctgctggtaatagctcagcttaagtgatcactctcgttatactgtgtatggtaacacccattgtttcatgttctctatgtatataaatctccccactgtattttccactgaatgcatccgatgaagtgagctgtaaatcacgaaagcttatgctcaaataaatttgttagtctctaaggtgctacaagtactccttttctttttgcgaatacagactaacacggccactACTCTGAAAATAAGTCTCACTGAGTCTCATGGGCATGAGGCACCTAGGGGCTTTAGAAAATCCCATGCAGCACCCATCTCCATCtggaggtgcctaaatatctttaaaaacctggccctAAACAGCTAGCCTGATTTTTccgaggtgctgagcagccagaTGCCACTGAATAAATTCCCATTAGATAACAATTCCTTGATGTAATTGGAAGCAGGACAAAAGATGGGACTGAGGGCCGGGTGGCTCACAGCAAGTGTCTTAAAATGTTTCAAAGGGCAGATCAAATCTTAACAGAGACTATTTTGACAATACCACCCTCTCACTCATCACTGTACAGACCCTCTCCGCTCCTACCGGATcccataacatccctgtggcagctACATAGCAGTCGTTCACATGcaaaaacaaaggattttatgtatttttttaactgtCTTAAAGAAAATTAGCCACTGGAAGCCAGGGGCTTCAGTGGGAATGCTTTGCTTTGCTAGATCAGAGCCCCAGTGAGCAGCCAATTCTCTGCGGTGCACAAGTGGAGAACTCTTGATTCAGAGGATTAGTACACAGAACCTATCGCCTCTAGGTTGCTAATTCAAAGCTGAAAGCTCTCTTTTGAAGTGTGCCTGGTGGCCTTGTAATAACGGTGACGGAGCTTACACACAGTTGGTAGAatcaggagaccttggttctagTCCCGACTCTGCTGCTGACTTACTATACTCACTTGGGCAAGATACTTCATCTgattgtgcctcattttcccatctgtaaaatgtggataattatTCTAATCTTTATAAAGGGGTTTGAGATCACTGGATTATAAACACTGTTTTTAGTTATATCTTccaagtgctgtgcaaacattaaTTGCAACAACTCTGTGAGGTAGGTACGCATTATTCCAATTCTACAGATGGAGGAACTGAGATACAAAGAAGGCAAATGTTTTGTCTAGGATCACAGAGGGTATTAATGGggaaatagaactcaggagtttctGGCTTTCCTTCCCATGCTTAGTCCCCTATGCCACACTGCAATGAGTTTGGGTCTCAGACCAGTTGCTAAGAGACAAGTGTCCAGCTCACAAAACCAGCATCACAATTGTCCATCACAATGGGCTCCAGGTTGTCACTCctagcagagaagccaaggactgaatgggccagggAAGTCTGAACTCCCTTCTCTCCAGTTTCCTGGCATCTTTCACCACAATTATGTTCACTTAACAAATGAGATTTACATTGATATCGGCTTGGGTAGGTGACTCAGCTTTTTGCAGACATTCCTGGAGCCAGCGCAGGTTTCCCACGGTGGCTGCCATATGCTCATACTTTCCTCCATTCAACTTCTTACAGGTTCTGGTTGATTTAGGAGTGCCTCTAAAGGAGAACACAGACACATCACTCTGTCTGCCCCATAATCGTCTTCACTTCTGCCCAAGGCCTCGAATTGTAGTCACTGAGCTAAGCAGGGACTATGTTGCAGCCTGGTTTAATAAGTAGGGGCAGGTCATCATCCTTTATACGTTTCATGTTACTCTCCACATAAGCTGACTTCAGCCCTCCAGTTCCTGTGGACAGCAAGGTCAGCTATCCTCCATATCGGATGCAAACAAAGCAACCGAGGTTTTCTTCTAACCTCCAAGTGCCCTGCATCAATTACATTGAATTTAAAAGGTGCCAAGTGACTAGaaatcaataatttttaaaattaactaagTGGAGGGGCACGTTGTCTCCTCCCACGTGAAAAACCACAGCTCTGGGCTCCAGTGATTCTCCAATTACTTGGGATTCACACTCTGATTGCCACAGCTTCCAGAGACCCTGGGGGAAAACCGCCTGGGGTTGTATTAACTTTTTGGGGCCTCTTCCAGGGAGCTAAAGGGCAGATGATGATGTGCTTCCACTTGGCCCCTTTCCCTGGGGACCTTTTATCTGgagagtggagggggggaatgcaGCCATCTCAGAAAGGCAGCAGCTGATCTAACAATGTACAACACACTACACGATTTGGGGCAGGAAGGGACGACCCCACATAGATATCTATAGGGCTCTGCATTGTGAAACCAAAAGACCTGAGGTCTTTCTCTGCTGCACACCTGTGTGGTCTGAAGAGAAATGAATGGTATATTGTCATCCTACACATCACGTACTGAATGGCTGAAGCTCCACAGGAGAGGGCTTAGCTGACCTATCTGTTGGGTCTTGTCTTTTAGGTTTTAAGCTCCTTGGCGCAGGGCCTGTCATTTGctatctgtacagcacccagcgcAAGGGGCCAGACACGACTGAGGGTGAGCGCAATATAAATAATGACATGAAAAAATACAGTGGTTTGGCATTTAGTGACCCCCCGACACCTGAAGCGGGTGAAATATCTCACAGCTGGAATGGTTATTTTTGGGAAGTGGTGGAGGGCAAACTTTATTCGGGACCTACGTGACACGTAAACACACAAACCCTGCAGACACTTACACACTCACAgtccccagacccacccacagGCTAAACCCACATATCTCAGACGCAGAACTACCCCACTGACCCACCAACTCCGATACACATCCAGCCCTCTTGCCATCCATCCCTGACTCACTGAAAACCCCAGCTTCCTCACAGTGCCTGTTCCCCAGCTCTCAACCAACCCCCACCGCACACAAcccccccatccactcccatccCAAACACAACTCCCAACTACCCCCATTCCCAACTCACCCCCAACCCACAGCTGTTCCCAAACTCACCCCATCAGCTGCCCTTCAACTaaccccccagctgcccccagctcacacccccagcccacacccccagccccccatccccaatgCCACCCAATCCCCCAGCCACCCCATCCCCAACATACAATCCCCTAGTCACCCCATGGCCAAATCACACCCGCAAACACACATCCATTAACCaacccccagccacccccattCCCAACACTCCTCAaacccccagccacccccaccccaactcacccccccacacccacacccccagctgaacTTTACCCCCTACTCATGACCCCTGAATCCCCCAGCCGCCTCCCCAACTCACACCCCAGATCCCCCAGCTACCCCAATTTCCAAACACACAACTCCCAACTCCCCAGCCACCCCATCTCCAGCTCATCCCCTCAATCCTCCCCACTGGCTTCAACCCCCTACTCaggccccccccatcccacctccaccCTATCCTCAACTcaaccctgcaccccccacttgcCCCACATGAAAACTCACCCCCAATCCCGTATTTATGATGCTGCCATTCTCAACTCACTCCACAACTCCACAGCCACCCCCCAACCCACACCCTCTAGTTGCCCTCAACCTCTCTCTCaaccctccagccccacagcctcccccaaccccccacccccaaccccccagttgccaggtgtccggttttcgactggaatgcccagctgaaaagggaccctgatggcACCGCTGATCGGgcagttaaaagtccagttggcggtgcaggcaggctccctacccggctccaCGCGACTCCCGGGAAGCTGCTGGTGCCaacctctggctcctaggcac encodes:
- the ANKRD53 gene encoding ankyrin repeat domain-containing protein 53, which gives rise to MGGEWGFSAIHLAALHGRLECLKLIVEKFEVDVNLASLTGWTPIHLVMNKESGPRTLECLQYLIGKGADINVQNQGGMSPLHKAASEGRLDCIIELVEAGADVHAKDAEGQQPIDLCRIWAHRSCARYLNDAMWKINKRNFAREMHKLNQIKSECQHSEQNFLKIEKVLSAISTSRWAGMTEEY